One window of the Phycodurus eques isolate BA_2022a chromosome 7, UOR_Pequ_1.1, whole genome shotgun sequence genome contains the following:
- the wdfy1 gene encoding WD repeat and FYVE domain-containing protein 1, whose amino-acid sequence MAAEIHSRPQSARPVLLNKIEGHADAVTVAVLIPKEDGVITVSEDRTIRVWLKRDSGQYWPSIYHTVSSPCSCMSYHHDSRRIFIGQDNGAVVEFLISEDFNKMNHVKTYPAHQNRVSDMVFTLESEWVVSTGHDKSVSWMCTQSGSMLGRHYFTSWASCLQYDHETQHAFVGDYSGEITLLKLEKQTYSIITTLKGHEGSVGSLWWDPIQRLLFSGASDHSVIMWDIGGRKGRTLLLQGHHERVQAVRYLMLTRQLVSCSADGGIAVWNMDTNREEAPQWLESDSCQKCEQPFFWNVKQMWDNKTLGLRQHHCRKCGKAVCGRCSSKRSTFPLMGFEFPVRVCDTCFDSIKEEDRTPLATFHEGKHNIAHMDMDPSRGLMVTCGSDRIVKIWDMTQVVGCSLATGFSPR is encoded by the exons ATGGCTGCGGAGATCCATTCGAGGCCTCAGAGCGCAAGGCCAGTTCTTCTGAACAAAATCGAGGGACATGCAGACGCTGTCACTGTTGCCGTTTTAATCCCAAAGGAAGATGGAGTGATAACTGTCAGTGAAGACCG AACCATCCGGGTTTGGTTGAAGAGAGACAGTGGTCAGTACTGGCCAAGCATCTACCACACAGTCTCCT CTCCTTGCTCGTGTATGTCATATCATCATGACAGCAGACGTATCTTCATTGGCCAAGACAATGGAGCTGTTGTG GAGTTTCTCATCTCTGAAGATTTCAACAAGATGAACCATGTAAAAACATATCCAG cTCACCAGAACCGCGTTTCAGATATGGTGTTTACCCTGGAGAGCGAGTGGGTAGTGAGCACTGGCCATGACAAGAGTGTTAGCTGGATGTGCACCCAGAGTGGCAGCATGCTGGGGAGACACTATTTCACTTCCTGGGCCTCCTGCCTACA ATATGATCATGAGACTCAGCATGCCTTTGTTGGCGATTACTCAGGGGAGATCACACTGCTAAAGCTGGAGAAGCAGACATACTCTATTATCACTACACTGAAGGGCCATGAAG GTAGTGTAGGAAGCTTGTGGTGGGACCCTATCCAGAGACTACTGTTCTCAGGCGCCTCTGACCACAGTGTCATCATGTGGGACATTGGGGGACGCAAAGGACGAACCTTACTGTTGCAGGGACACCA TGAGCGTGTCCAGGCAGTGCGCTACCTCATGTTGACCAGGCAGTTGGTATCGTGCTCAGCTGATGGAGGCATAGCAGTGTGGAACATGGACACAAACAGAGAAGAG GCACCTCAGTGGTTGGAAAGTGACTCCTGCCAGAAGTGTGAACAGCCTTTCTTTTGGAACGTCAAGCAGATGTGGGACAATAAAACCCTGGGACTCAGACAG CACCACTGCAGGAAGTGCGGCAAAGCTGTGTGTGGTAGATGTAGTTCTAAACGCTCCACATTCCCACTCATGGGGTTTGAGTTTCCAGTGCGGGTGTGTGACACCTGTTTTGACTCTATCAAAGAAGAAGA TCGAACCCCATTGGCCACATTCCATGAGGGAAAACACAACATTGCCCACATGGACATGGACCCATCCAGAGGCCTGATGGTCACATGTGGAAGTGACCGCATTGTGAAG ATCTGGGATATGACGCAAGTGGTTGGCTGTAGCTTGGCAACAGGCTTCTCTCCGCGCTGA
- the dhrs12la gene encoding DHRS-12_like_SDR_c-like domain-containing protein, whose amino-acid sequence MSLYRNLAWFLKGMTEFTRNAFLSASKRFMEKDLEVSLAGRSFMITGANSGIGKATAMAIARRGGTIHMVSRNKDKAEEARAELVKETGNKEIYVHILDISETKKVWEFAETFKRKYKALNVLINNAGGIMSQRDVNAEGLEKSFATNVLGVYILTKSLIPLLEKSADPRVLTVSSGGMLVQKLRIGNLQSERGRYDGAMVYAQHKRQQVVMTEQLSKIHPSIHFTVMHPGWVDTPAVANAMPDFHRSMKDKLRTPEQGADTVVWLAVSEAATANPSGRFYQDRRMVATHLPLAWTHSSPLEDQKLISALDDLAKMFQPH is encoded by the exons ATGTCTCTGTACCGCAACTTGGCTTGGTTCCTCAAGGGGATGACAGAGTTCACCAG GAACGCCTTCTTGTCAGCTTCCAAGCGCTTTATGGAGAAGGACCTGGAGGTGTCTTTGGCGGGCCGCTCTTTCATGATAACTGGAGCCAACAGTGGTATCGGGAAGGCCACGGCTATGGCTATTGCGAGGAGAG GTGGAACAATCCACATGGTGTCCAGGAACAAGGACAAGGCAGAGGAGGCGAGGGCTGAACTTGTCAAGGAAACAGGAAATAAA GAGATCTACGTACACATCCTGGATATCTCTGAGACCAAGAAGGTCTGGGAGTTTGCTGAGACCTTCAAGAGGAAGTACAAGGCTCTGAATGTCCTG ATTAATAACGCAGGCGGCATCATGAGTCAGCGGGATGTGAACGCAGAGGGTCTCGAGAAGAGCTTTGCCACCAACGTCCTCG GGGTTTACATTCTCACCAAGAGTCTCATTCCTTTGCTAGAGAAGAGTGCAGATCCCAGGGTG CTCACTGTCTCATCAGGGGGGATGTTGGTGCAGAAGCTCAGGATAGGGAACCTGCAGTCCGAGAGAGGCCGCTACGATGGCGCCATGGTCTACGCCCAGCACAAG AGGCAGCAGGTGGTGATGACGGAGCAGCTTTCAAAGATTCACCCAAGTATTCACTTCACTGTCATGCATCCCGGCTGGGTGGACACTCCTG CGGTAGCAAACGCCATGCCTGACTTCCATCGCTCCATGAAGGACAAACTGCGGACCCCAGAACAGGGCGCGGACACCGTGGTGTGGCTGGCTGTGTCGGAGGCTGCCACCGCCAACCCCAGTGGACGCTTCTATCAGG ACCGTAGGATGGTGGCCACCCACCTGCCACTGGCCTGGACCCACAGTTCCCCCCTGGAGGACCAGAAGCTCATATCTGCACTGGATGACTTGGCCAAGATGTTCCAACCACATTGA